From Lycium ferocissimum isolate CSIRO_LF1 chromosome 12, AGI_CSIRO_Lferr_CH_V1, whole genome shotgun sequence, one genomic window encodes:
- the LOC132040902 gene encoding probable fructokinase-6, chloroplastic translates to MLSGKHVTLQVRQTATVLLSLLHQFNHGYIRFLLLFLAKVFHYGSISLITEPCKSAHIAAATAAKDAGVILSYDPNLRLQLWPSAESAREGILSIWETADIIKISEEEISFLTQGEDPYDDNVVRKLYHPNLKLLLVTEGSEGCRYYTKVSF, encoded by the exons ATGCTTTCTGGAAAGCATGTCACTCTACAAGTCCGCCAAACTGCTACAGTGTTGCTTTCCTTATTGCACCAGTTTAATCATGGATACATCAGatttcttcttctatttcta GCAAAAGTTTTTCATTATGGTTCCATAAGCCTGATTACGGAGCCAtgcaaatcagcccatattGCAGCTGCAACAGCTGCGAAAGATGCTGGTGTGATCTTGTCATATGATCCCAATTTGAGGCTTCAATTGTGGCCATCTGCAGAAAGTGCTAGAGAAGGAATCCTTAGCATATGGGAAACTGCTGATATAATTAAG ATAAGTGAAGAAGAGATTTCATTTTTGACACAAGGAGAAGATCcttatgatgataatgttgttcGGAAGTTATACCATCCAAACCTCAAGTTACTCCTCGTCACAGAAGGCTCAGAAGGTTGCCGATATTACACTAAGGTGAGCTTCTAA
- the LOC132039354 gene encoding extensin-2-like, with amino-acid sequence MGNMIIYIEFELKEDGKRIEKTSAISCESGEIQNVIQEHSVASCLLAPTHLNEHELHVRGDIDCLINLEHKTCAVVEVTCKAGDKKIVSYGTTKINGKFSITVKGFEYRKYGGKACKAKLHNAPKDSTCNIPTNLHWGIKGANLKVKSKNRYEVVLYAKPFAYGSKTPYAKCQKPKPTPAPYYYKSPPPPSPTYVYKSPPPPTPAYVYKSPPPPTYYYKSPPPPTKSPLPAYYYKSPPPPLPKPAPVYYYKSQPPPSPSPPPPYYYKSLPPPTKSPPPPYYYKSPPPPSPKPAPPYTIINHHHPRHHHLLHHYYKSPPPPSPSPPPPYYHYNIRHL; translated from the exons ATGGGTAATATGATTATTTACATTGAGTTTGAACTCAAGGAGGATGGGAAGAGAATAGAAAAAACAAGTGCAATAAGTTGTGAAAGTGGTGAAATACAG AATGTGATTCAAGAGCAttctgtagcctcttgtttgcTAGCTCCTACACATTTAAACGAACATGAGCTTCATGTGCGTGGTGATATAGATTGTTTGATTAATCTGGAGCATAAAACAT GTGCTGTTGTTGAAGTGACTTGCAAAGCTGGCGACAAGAAAATTGTGAGCTATGGTACCACTAAGATCAATGGCAAATTTAGCATCACAGTTAAAGGATTTGAATATCGCAAATACGGAGGAAAGGCTTGCAAGGCTAAACTTCACAATGCTCCAAAGGATTCAACATGTAACATTCCTACAAACCTTCATTGGGGAATAAAGGGTGCTAACCTCAAAGTAAAGTCAAAGAATCGTTATGAAGTTGTACTCTATGCAAAACCATTTGCTTATGGCTCTAAGACACCTTATGCGAAATGCCAAAAGCCCAAGCCTACACCTGCTCCATACTATTATAAATCTCCTCCACCTCCATCACCGACTTATGTTTATAAGTCACCACCTCCACCAACCCCGGCATACGTTTACAAATCTCCACCACCACCTACTTATTATTACAAGTCTCCACCACCACCGACTAAGTCTCCATTGCCTGCTTATTATTACAAGTCTCCACCTCCACCATTACCAAAACCTGCACCCGTATACTATTATAAATCACAACCACCCCCATCACCATCGCCTCCACCTCCTTACTATTACAAATCTCTGCCACCACCAACTAAGTCTCCACCACCTCCTTATTACTACAAGTCTCCACCTCCACCATCACCAAAACCAGCACCTCCGTATACTATTATAAATCACCACCACCCCCGTCACCACCACCTCCTCCACCATTACTACAAATCTCCTCCTCCACCATccccatcaccaccaccaccctaCTACCACTACAACATAAGGCATTTATAG